A DNA window from Cutaneotrichosporon cavernicola HIS019 DNA, chromosome: 2 contains the following coding sequences:
- the RET3 gene encoding uncharacterized protein (coatomer protein), translating to MKANLSLYTVTALLILDSEGNRVLAKYYAPPHSAIGTGTPAELGVGAGGPGMPGLQTYKEQRVFEKSVWEKSRRGAGEIHPLPPHLILSRPSTDLHFHIVGPLSTSNELMLQSTLTAFHDAVSLLLRGQIEKRIVLESLDLVLLAADETVDDGIILETDAAAIAARVTRPKPDSTDIVINEQTLMNAYSTFKDRVTQRIGQL from the exons ATG AAGGCAAACCTCTCCCTTTACACGGTCACGGCGCtgctcatcctcgacagcgaggGCAACCGCGTGCTGGCAAAGTATTATGCGCCCCCGCACTCGGCCATTGGCACCGGCACGCctgccgagcttggcgtcggcgccggtGGACCTGGTATGCCCGGCCTCCAGACGTACAAGGAGCAGCGCGTGTTCGAGAAGTCTGTCTGGGAAAagtcgaggaggggagCGG GCGAAAtccaccccctccccccgcACCTGATCCTTTCGCGCCCGTCGACCGACCTGCACTTCCACATTGTCGGGCCGCTCTCAACGAGCAACGAGCTCATGCTCCAGAGCACGCTGACGGCATTCCATGATGCGGTgtcgctcctcctccgcggtCAGATTGAGAAGCGTATTGTGCTGGAGAgcctcgaccttgttcTGCTGGCTGCCGACGAGACTGTTGATGATGG AATCATCCTTGAGACGGATGCGGCGGCCATCGCGGCGCGCGTGACCCGCCCCAAGCCCGACTCGACGGACATTGTCATCAACGAGCAGACGCTCATGAACGCTT actcTACGTTCAAGGACCGCGTCACGCAGAGAATTGGGCAGCTCTAG
- the RET3 gene encoding uncharacterized protein (coatomer protein) translates to MSYFTMAGSEFDLPHPTLSRHPPRFYIPDRSEYSPGPATSGFGREPLSMHSRMPSSSTLPYSGYSTPYHRESFYGLGSRSSIAALRHALHSYPRHAQGGPLTPQQQISRARQGPAPIATRGGDTSPGEAAELGDPTATLPADLWARSNEPLEALIDIHRVLYRGVEDPADPRAPAWAEQGREVKRVMEQWFEGDCVYDHPLVRLSSRQSVLTHFALLQLLSTAYLPSFTPSSLLLHARSLTSRVRSALLGPIYLASPSANASDKRSASDPIDEWLASSGQHHGSVMNRSNTDDGWWKLWDVSAECRDIGCMECYEGYHIALIDHVISLTLFPTVIKRPLNNLTPLQSSDSLIHGPPRGFILRLAESVLREFDFLLHWDLPVSTIIEFNEVGKATHVRDVVDVRDVIDTFVPFAKRFSWISRRLTGMFTSAVGSVALTLLPGHQVIFGDPIRVGDAKAMIRELEDDAEGSGHGCGHKHKHHLGSAIGLSSVVKASDVAFPEHAGFGNSLGLQGVNDDGPEMLMSPSMAPDVDGSRSDT, encoded by the exons ATGTCATACTTTACCATGGCCGGGTCAGAGTTCGACCTCCCCCATCCCACACTCTCACGACACCCCCCTCGTTTCTACATCCCTGACCGCTCCGAGTACTCGCCTGGCCCAGCAACATCAGGCTTTGGACGAGAGCCTCTCTCGATGCACTCGCGCatgccgtcgagctcgaccttgccatATTCAGGTTACTCAACGCCATACCACCGCGAGTCGTTTTACGGTTTGGGCTCGCGATCCTCCATCGCCGCGCTACGCCACGCGCTCCACAGCTACCCTCGCCACGCGCAGGGCGGTCCCCTTACGCCCCAGCAGCAGATttcgcgcgcgcgccaggGGCCCGCCCCCATAGCCAcccgcggcggcgacacgAGCCCAGGGGAAGCagccgagctgggcgacCCGACCGCGACTCTACCAGCTGACCTCTGGGCCAGAAGCAACGAACCGCTGGAGGCGCTCATAGACATCCACAGAGTCCTATACCGCGGTGTTGAGGACCCTGCAGACCCCAGAGCACCCGCGTGGGCCGAGCAGGGTCGTGAAGTCAAGCGCGTGATGGAGCAGTGGTTTGAAGGCGACTGCG TTTATGACCATCCCCTCGTTCGACTGTCATCGCGCCAGTCCGTGCTCACCCACTTTGCGCTTCTTCAACTGCTCTCCACCGCTTACCTCCCCTCATTCACCCCTTcctcactcctcctccatgcACGGTCTCTCACCTCGAGAGTGCGCTCGGCCCTACTCGGCCCGATTTACTTGGCATCTCCGTCGGCCAATGCGTCTGACAAGCGATCCGCATCCGATCCTATTGACGAGTGGCTCGCATCGTCAGGACAGCATCACGGCTCCGTGATGAACCGCAGCAACACCGACGATGGGTGGTGGAAGCTCTGGGACGTTTCAGCCGAGTGCCGAGACATCGGCTGCATGGAGTGCTACGAAGGATACCACATTGCACTGATCGATCA TGTCATCTCCCTTACCCTGTTCCCGACTGTCATCAAGCGTCCGCTCAACAATTTGACGCCTCTGCAGTCGTCTGACTCGCTCATTCACGGTCCACCGCGCGGCTTTATACTCCGCTTAGCTGAGTCGGTGCTGCGCGAGTTCGACTTCTTACTACACTGGGACCTGCCGGTTTCGACGATCATCGAGTTcaacgaggtcggcaaggCCACCCATGTGCGCGATGTTGTCGATGTGCGCGACGTGATCGACACGTTTGTGCCCTTTGCCAAGCGCTTCAGCTGGATATCCCGCCGGTTAACTGGCATGTTCACGTCGGCCGTAGGCAGCGTGGCCCTCACTCTTCTGCCCGGACACCAGGTCATATTCGGTGACCCGATCCGTGTTggcgacgccaaggcgatgatccgcgagctcgaggacgacgccgagggcagCGGGCATGGGTGCGGCCACAAACACAAGCACCACCTCGGTTCGGCCATTGGGTTGAGCTCTGTAGTCAAGGCGTCGGACGTCGCGTTTCCCGAACACGCAGGCTTTGGCAACTCGTTAGGGTTGCAAGGTgtcaacgacgacggcccCGAAATGCTCATGTCACCGTCTATGGCGCCCGACGTTGACGGTTCGCGGTCAGACACGTAG